TAGCATACGGCATGGTAAGAATACTTGCCCAAGCAAAACCTACGGCAACCATAGAAAGCAATAGAGCGTCAGGGTTAGGCATAAAGTAGATAGAAATTAGCCCCACCCCCCCTACAGTAAGCCCTACTTTATGAGCCGTCTTACGGCTAGTGGCACGTGCAAAAGGTGGGAAAAGCAACGCAAAAATAGCAGAGAAGCCGTTATAGATAGCAAACATTACCCCTACCCAGTCTGCACCATCGTTATATTGCTTACGCATAGCTTTGAGCTCAGAGACAATAAGCACCTTTTCTAAGGTCTTGGCATCAAGTCCTAATTTTTGTTGCCTATCAGCAGCAGTAAAATAGCTAAAAGTTTCATAGCTTAAATCAATTTGTTTTGAGGGATTTTCTTTAAGTTGGTTTTGGGCTTTGGCTAATTCCTTGCGAATTTTTTGGGTTCTGAGATTAAATACTTTTTCTTTTTCTATAACATCAGCAAAAAGATTGACTAATTGATTTTCGCTTAAAATTTTATTGTCTAAAAGCAAATTGATAGTATTTAAGGGCATGGCAGGTTCGTAATCACCTTGGTATTTGAGTTGTAATTGAGATAGGCTTTCTTTTATTTGGTCATATTCAGCAGCAGCTTTTTTATCCTTGATATTAGCAGAGGTTTCATTTATTAGAACATATAATTTCTCAAAATTAGTATAAGACATTCTCATGTCGTAAATATGGCTGGTTACGGCAGAGGTGGTATAAATCCACATAGCAAATAACGCTAACCAAGTGAAAAATTGCACGAAGGCTAATTGAGCCATCGTTTTAGGCATGGTGAAAATGTCGCGAGTAATATCCGTAAAGATTTGAAATACACTTCCTTTGGTATGTTCATGCTGTTCTCCATTATAAGCGGCTAACTCTTCGGGAGAATATTCTTTGGTTTTAATGACAGACCATAAAACAGATAAGAAAAAAACAAGACCACCGATATAAAATGACCAAACCACAGTAGCAGGAATTTTGCCCTTGGGAGCTGTACTTTCTAGGCCAATTAAATTAGTCATGATATAAGGTAACATAGAAGCAACTACTGCACCTACACCAATAAAAAAAGTTTGCATAGCAAAACCAATAGTGCGTTGCTTTTCAGACATCATATCACCTATCAAAGCTCTAAACGGCTCCATAGAGATATTGATAGAAGCATCTAAAATCCAAAGCATACCTGCGGCAAACCACAAAACACTGGAATGAGGCATAACAAACAAAGCAATAGAGGCTAAAATCGCTCCAATTAGGAAGTAAGGTTTGCGCCTGCCGAAAGTATTACTCCAAGTGCGGTCACTATAATAACCAATAATAGGTTGAATGAGTAGCCCCGTGGTAGGCGCGGCAATCCAAAGAATAGCTATTTCATCGATATTTGCTCCTAAGGTTTCAAAGATACGGCTTACATTAGCGTTTTGAAGTGCAAAGCCAAATTGTATGCCCAAAAAGCCGAAGTTCATGTTCCAAATCTGCCAAAAACCGAGTACCGGTTTTTCTTTTTTTACTACAGTGGTAGGCTGCTGTTTCATAAGTATTTTGCTTTTTGTGTTGTGTTTCAAATGTGGTGCAAAGTACAAAACAGTTAGCAAAAAACAAAAAAATAGAAAAAAAACGAGGTCTATTTGCATTTTTACCACGGTTTCTTTGCAAAATTCCTAAAAGTAGGATAATTCGTTTTGTTCTAAGCATCAAAAAGATTTTTTCTTTCATTCAGTTCTATTTTTATCGTTTTTATCTTAAAAAAAAATAAAAAAATTATCAAAAATTGTATATAAAGATTTTTTTGAGTAAATTTGCCTCGGTTGTAAAGGTAATTTCTTTTTACTGTTAAATCCTTCAATTTCTCATTATGATACCTTTTCTGTCATTTTTACAATCTCATAGTCCTAAAAATAGCTTTGAACAAGTACAGCAAACTTATCATGAGTTGCGCATTTACCAAGAGGCGGCGCAGTTATTAGCCCCCGTACCTTATGCTTTGCGTAAACGGAAGCTATACCAAGCAGCACGTTGGTTTAGCATAGCGTATCACCCTATTTCATTTGTATTGAGCTTGGCAACTGCCGCACTCTTAGCTATGATTTTTGCAGGCATTGATACAACTTTTTGGCAACAAAAGACTTGGACCATTAGCACTTGGTTTATGCTTTCAGTTGGAGGCTTATGTGCAGTTTTGCTCATTATGCTTTTTATAGGGGTAGAAATAGCAAAAAGCCACTATGCAACAGAACTATTTAAGTATCAAGACGATAGCAGTTATGTAAATAAACGGCAAAACAAGCTGTATTTGCTTATTTTAGTCATTTTGTCTATTGTTTTAAGTGGAGTAGGTGGAGCATGTGTTAGTTACATTACCTCCGATAAATCGGAAATTTATCGTACACAATTGCAAATCCAAAAGGATAGCCTTACTCGTAGATATGAACCCCAACTAAAAGAAATTAATTACCACATTTCGCAATTATTAGCATTACAAGCTAATACTCAATTGCGTCGATGGGGGTTAACAGAACAGGAAAATAAACAACTTTTACGCCTGCAAGAAGAGAAAGCCCAACTCAATAAAACCTATCAACAACACCTGCAGGACTGCCAAAATAAATACCAAAAAGCTATTTTGGCAAACGTAGATACCACTAGCAATTATGTATGGATTACAGTAATTATAGTACTTTTAGCAGAAATCTTAAATATTCGGGCTTATCAAATTCAGTACACATATTTGCATAAAGTACGTGCCGAAGGATTGTGCATGGGTTATATCCAAACACAAGAAAGTATTACGAAAAACACAAGTATTACACCATCTACTATTTACTCAACAAAAGAAATAAACACAAATACTACAAAATCCAATAAAAAAACGAAAAAAATACCTACGAATGATATAGTACTTTCAGAGCAACAAATTTGTACAGCCCGAAAGATGTTAGATATGAAAATGACTACACAAAAAATTGCCCGAATATTAAAAGTAAAACCAACTCAAATAAAAAGGCTAAAAGAACAGTTAGAATCAAACACCTGATTTATCTTTGGTGTTTTCAAATATATGGGCTACAATTTATACAACTAGAAACGCCACCAAAAGGAAAACTATAAACATCCAGAAATATGGCAAATATTTGCTACAAAAACATCATTGAAAAAATTGATACATCATTAGGAAAAGTTAAACG
This is a stretch of genomic DNA from Bacteroidia bacterium. It encodes these proteins:
- a CDS encoding MFS transporter, which produces MNFGFLGIQFGFALQNANVSRIFETLGANIDEIAILWIAAPTTGLLIQPIIGYYSDRTWSNTFGRRKPYFLIGAILASIALFVMPHSSVLWFAAGMLWILDASINISMEPFRALIGDMMSEKQRTIGFAMQTFFIGVGAVVASMLPYIMTNLIGLESTAPKGKIPATVVWSFYIGGLVFFLSVLWSVIKTKEYSPEELAAYNGEQHEHTKGSVFQIFTDITRDIFTMPKTMAQLAFVQFFTWLALFAMWIYTTSAVTSHIYDMRMSYTNFEKLYVLINETSANIKDKKAAAEYDQIKESLSQLQLKYQGDYEPAMPLNTINLLLDNKILSENQLVNLFADVIEKEKVFNLRTQKIRKELAKAQNQLKENPSKQIDLSYETFSYFTAADRQQKLGLDAKTLEKVLIVSELKAMRKQYNDGADWVGVMFAIYNGFSAIFALLFPPFARATSRKTAHKVGLTVGGVGLISIYFMPNPDALLLSMVAVGFAWASILTMPYAILAGSLPANKMGIYMGIFNFFIVLPQIVASGILGFITEYFFDNQAVYTLVFGGICMIVAALLVFLVDDEEKKEIANS